One genomic segment of Spirochaetota bacterium includes these proteins:
- a CDS encoding nucleoside triphosphate pyrophosphatase: MRVILGSSSPRRKELLRDIFDDFSVMSPDADETPLPGEAPEAYAARVAADKMRSLAPLVESGPEGTLVITGDTIVTIGGMIIGKPSGFDDALSILGRLSGRTHQVISAITLGLWRAGDGRGRYVTATGIERSDITFKPLDAPSLVAYLGRIEYLDKAGAYAAQEHGGMIIERVEGSVSNVIGFPLRLFYKMLVESGAGELLLHGPDGTPRTRGAAANP; encoded by the coding sequence ATGCGCGTAATACTCGGATCATCCTCGCCCCGCAGAAAAGAGCTGCTGCGCGACATCTTCGACGACTTCAGCGTGATGTCGCCCGACGCGGACGAAACGCCCCTCCCCGGCGAAGCGCCCGAGGCGTACGCCGCGCGCGTCGCCGCCGACAAGATGCGCTCGCTCGCGCCGCTTGTCGAAAGCGGGCCGGAAGGAACGCTCGTCATCACCGGCGACACCATCGTTACAATCGGCGGCATGATCATCGGCAAACCCTCCGGCTTTGACGACGCGCTCTCGATACTCGGACGCCTCTCGGGACGGACGCACCAGGTGATAAGCGCCATCACCCTCGGCCTGTGGCGCGCCGGCGACGGAAGAGGGCGATACGTGACGGCGACCGGCATCGAGCGCTCGGACATCACGTTCAAGCCGCTCGACGCACCCTCGCTCGTCGCCTACCTCGGCCGCATCGAGTACCTGGACAAGGCCGGGGCCTATGCAGCGCAGGAGCACGGCGGCATGATCATCGAACGCGTTGAGGGCTCGGTTTCGAACGTTATCGGCTTTCCGCTGCGGCTCTTTTATAAAATGCTCGTCGAATCGGGCGCCGGTGAACTGTTGCTCCACGGTCCGGACGGCACGCCGCGGACGCGCGGCGCCGCGGCGAACCCATAA
- a CDS encoding bifunctional (p)ppGpp synthetase/guanosine-3',5'-bis(diphosphate) 3'-pyrophosphohydrolase, giving the protein MSKIDLKIKSRDIHALLAAIEANNPEGDLDLIRRAYEYASEAHRDQKRFSGEPYIVHPLEIGIILANLKMDTTTIAAALLHDVVEDTSVSLEIIRERFGEDIALLVDGVTKISSLKKKTRYNDQVHSIRKMLMATIKDVRVILIKLADKVHNMRTIMFQPEQKQVRIAREVMDIYAPMAGRLGMSQIRAELEDMAFHVLHPGEFEEIAAKVARRKTEIEEFIEDLRFILDQQLKRLDIQAKITGRAKHFYSIYRKMKIQGKSFEDIFDLRAIRIITAEVKDCYGILGVIHTLWSPITSRFKDFIAVPKSNMYQSLHTTVIGPDGLPLEFQIRTYDMHATAEMGIAAHWLYKDRDSLHQRAFKNFHVMQNIPRADAGQKENVDSREFMKELKMDLYEDEIFVFTPKGKIMKLAKGATPIDFAYAIHTEVGNRCVGAKVNNMLVPLKTEIKSGDIVEVLTSPKGHPSESWLKFVKSSNARYKIRNWLRREKETERKPGAPPETKKTEKTAEVSIPETELFKIKSISRQKKMSLSIDGTSNVLIKLSQCCQPIPGDDVVGFITRGRGITVHKKSCPSLKRLTNEQERFIAIVWEGSENTYPVKLSIQAIDRPNLLKDVADELATCKTNIIKVEATVHAGDNAVIKLVLEVKSLAHLRDIIGRLKRLKNITSIQKLNEKVLVK; this is encoded by the coding sequence ATGTCGAAAATAGACCTGAAAATAAAGAGCCGCGACATCCACGCGCTCCTCGCGGCGATCGAGGCGAACAATCCGGAAGGGGACCTCGATCTGATCAGGAGGGCGTACGAATACGCGAGCGAGGCCCACCGGGACCAGAAACGCTTTTCGGGCGAACCCTATATCGTTCACCCGCTCGAGATCGGAATCATTCTGGCGAATTTGAAGATGGACACCACCACCATCGCCGCGGCGCTGCTGCACGACGTGGTCGAGGACACATCCGTCTCGCTCGAAATCATCAGGGAGCGGTTCGGCGAGGATATCGCGCTTCTGGTCGACGGCGTCACCAAGATATCCTCGCTCAAAAAGAAGACCCGCTACAACGATCAGGTACACAGCATCAGGAAGATGCTGATGGCGACCATCAAGGACGTCCGCGTGATCCTCATCAAGCTCGCCGACAAGGTGCACAACATGCGCACCATCATGTTCCAGCCCGAGCAAAAACAGGTCCGTATCGCGCGCGAGGTGATGGACATCTACGCGCCGATGGCCGGGAGGCTCGGCATGTCGCAGATCCGCGCGGAGCTCGAGGACATGGCCTTCCACGTCCTCCACCCGGGCGAGTTCGAGGAGATCGCCGCCAAGGTGGCCCGGCGCAAGACCGAGATCGAGGAGTTCATCGAGGATTTGCGTTTCATTCTGGACCAGCAGTTAAAGCGCCTCGACATCCAGGCCAAGATCACCGGCCGCGCGAAGCACTTCTACTCCATCTACCGGAAGATGAAGATCCAGGGCAAGAGCTTCGAGGACATCTTCGACCTCCGCGCCATCCGCATCATCACCGCCGAGGTAAAGGACTGCTACGGCATTCTCGGCGTCATCCATACGCTCTGGTCTCCGATCACCTCGCGCTTCAAGGACTTTATCGCGGTGCCGAAATCGAACATGTACCAGTCGCTGCACACTACCGTAATAGGCCCCGACGGCCTGCCGCTCGAGTTCCAGATCCGCACTTACGACATGCACGCCACCGCCGAGATGGGAATCGCCGCGCACTGGCTCTACAAGGACAGGGACTCACTGCACCAGCGCGCGTTCAAAAATTTCCACGTTATGCAGAACATCCCCCGCGCCGATGCCGGGCAGAAGGAAAATGTGGACAGCCGCGAGTTCATGAAAGAGCTGAAGATGGACCTTTACGAGGACGAGATATTCGTCTTCACCCCCAAGGGAAAGATCATGAAGCTCGCCAAGGGCGCAACACCGATCGATTTCGCCTACGCCATCCACACCGAGGTCGGAAACCGCTGCGTCGGCGCCAAGGTCAACAACATGCTCGTGCCCCTCAAGACCGAGATAAAGAGCGGCGACATCGTCGAGGTGCTTACCAGCCCCAAGGGGCACCCGTCGGAGTCGTGGCTGAAGTTTGTCAAATCGTCCAACGCGCGCTACAAGATACGCAACTGGCTGCGCAGGGAAAAGGAGACCGAGCGGAAGCCCGGGGCGCCGCCGGAGACGAAAAAGACCGAAAAAACGGCCGAGGTATCGATCCCCGAGACCGAGCTATTCAAGATAAAAAGCATCTCCCGCCAGAAGAAGATGTCGCTCTCGATCGACGGCACGTCGAACGTGCTCATCAAACTCTCGCAGTGCTGTCAGCCCATTCCCGGCGACGACGTGGTGGGCTTCATTACGCGCGGAAGGGGCATCACCGTACATAAAAAGAGCTGCCCCTCGCTCAAACGGCTCACAAATGAACAGGAGCGCTTTATTGCCATCGTCTGGGAAGGATCGGAAAACACCTACCCGGTCAAGCTCTCGATCCAGGCAATCGACCGGCCGAACCTCCTCAAAGACGTCGCCGACGAGCTCGCCACCTGCAAAACCAACATCATCAAGGTCGAGGCCACGGTGCATGCCGGCGACAACGCGGTGATCAAGCTGGTCCTGGAGGTGAAAAGCCTTGCGCACCTCAGGGATATCATCGGCCGGTTGAAGCGGCTGAAGAACATCACCTCGATCCAGAAGCTCAATGAAAAGGTCCTCGTGAAATAG
- a CDS encoding L-threonylcarbamoyladenylate synthase, translating into MIFVINEQNPQKRLIQKTREVLEQGGVIIYPTDTVYAYGCDITDRRAIERIYRIKKIARNKPLSFVFSDISELHEYVRNISDPAFKAMKKALPGPYTFVFKASGLVPKIAISQQKTIGVRIPDNNVARDIVRALGRPIISASVSTAAGEYIIEPDDLEKVYRNEVDLVMDCGPKVSEPSTVVDFSDGDMRIIRKGKGDLFFTPG; encoded by the coding sequence ATGATTTTCGTCATCAACGAACAGAACCCGCAGAAGAGGCTGATACAGAAGACGCGCGAGGTGCTCGAGCAGGGGGGCGTCATCATCTACCCCACCGACACCGTTTACGCGTATGGCTGCGACATCACGGACCGGCGCGCGATAGAGCGGATTTATCGTATTAAAAAGATTGCCAGAAACAAGCCGTTGAGTTTTGTGTTCTCAGATATCAGCGAGCTTCACGAATACGTGCGTAATATTTCGGACCCGGCCTTCAAGGCGATGAAGAAGGCCCTGCCGGGGCCGTACACCTTCGTCTTCAAGGCGAGCGGGCTGGTGCCGAAGATCGCCATCTCGCAGCAGAAAACGATCGGTGTGCGGATACCCGACAACAACGTCGCGCGCGATATCGTGCGGGCGCTGGGAAGGCCGATCATCTCGGCGAGCGTCAGCACGGCGGCGGGCGAATACATAATAGAACCGGACGACCTCGAGAAGGTGTACCGAAACGAGGTCGATCTGGTGATGGACTGCGGGCCGAAGGTTTCCGAGCCGTCGACGGTGGTCGACTTTTCGGACGGTGACATGCGGATTATACGGAAGGGTAAGGGTGATCTCTTTTTCACCCCGGGATGA
- a CDS encoding radical SAM protein, translated as MGERFLILDCYVDEPACLGVPPFVAPYPRYVYGALLHAGVAPASIDYLTIDALRSTEYRLDDRYGAAFIIGGAVVPGKYLGHRIGTTAEIVRVIEGNPRQEFAAGGMIAPLIARDCGPNCVSVLCDIELYAHTRAHGEPSDGRRTAAQIARWSVDGAALVRLHPDHPRLICEIETYRGCPRLSHCSFCPEGATHRLEFRDEEDILAEIDALIAAGVSRFRIGRQADIFQYKTPFEDFRNGFPRPSIDSVRGLFGGLRERRDSGAIRVLNIDNGNPGTIANFPEESSAILSAIADAVTPGDTIALGVESLDPTVIKRNNLKVNAKELLDVVRLINDIGGRRVEGLPVLLPGINLIHGLPGEGMDTFRMNFEGLAAIAGAGLMVKRINIRKLLPYPGTAAGEAFREPPAKLRNRYEYYKKRIRDEIDRVMLARVYPAGTILREALVEERRHAYSLAKQIASYSITATIPVALPLKSFVDVMVVGHRERSVAALPFPLGINSLPAKALELISGVGKKSASELILRRPFAGPGDVRAAAPSIPDALIEGMVFD; from the coding sequence ATGGGTGAGCGATTCCTCATACTCGACTGCTATGTTGACGAACCCGCCTGCCTGGGCGTGCCACCGTTCGTCGCCCCCTACCCGCGCTACGTCTACGGCGCCCTGCTACACGCCGGCGTAGCACCCGCATCGATCGACTACCTGACGATCGATGCGCTCAGGTCGACGGAGTACCGGCTCGACGACCGTTACGGCGCGGCCTTCATCATCGGCGGCGCGGTGGTCCCGGGAAAGTATCTCGGCCACCGCATCGGCACCACGGCAGAGATAGTAAGGGTCATCGAGGGCAACCCGCGCCAGGAGTTCGCGGCGGGGGGGATGATTGCGCCACTCATCGCCCGTGATTGCGGGCCCAACTGCGTGAGCGTTCTCTGCGATATCGAGCTGTACGCGCACACCCGGGCGCATGGCGAACCCTCCGACGGGCGGCGCACCGCCGCACAGATAGCACGCTGGAGCGTTGATGGGGCCGCGCTCGTGCGTCTGCATCCCGACCATCCGCGCCTTATCTGCGAGATCGAGACCTACCGGGGCTGTCCGCGCCTCTCCCACTGCTCGTTCTGCCCGGAAGGCGCGACGCACCGGCTGGAATTCCGCGACGAGGAGGACATCCTCGCCGAAATCGACGCGCTGATCGCCGCCGGCGTTTCGCGCTTCCGCATAGGGCGACAGGCCGACATCTTTCAGTACAAAACGCCCTTCGAGGATTTCAGAAACGGTTTCCCGCGGCCCTCGATCGATTCGGTACGCGGGCTCTTCGGCGGGCTTAGAGAGCGGAGGGACTCCGGGGCGATACGGGTGCTCAACATCGACAACGGCAACCCCGGCACCATCGCCAATTTCCCGGAGGAATCTTCGGCCATTCTTTCGGCCATCGCCGACGCGGTGACGCCCGGCGACACGATAGCGCTGGGCGTCGAATCGCTCGACCCGACCGTCATCAAGCGCAACAACCTCAAGGTGAACGCGAAGGAGCTTCTCGACGTCGTTCGCCTGATAAACGACATCGGCGGACGGCGCGTGGAGGGGCTCCCGGTGCTTCTGCCCGGCATCAACCTGATCCACGGACTTCCGGGCGAGGGCATGGATACCTTCCGCATGAATTTCGAGGGGCTCGCGGCGATCGCCGGAGCCGGACTTATGGTGAAGCGCATCAACATCCGAAAGCTCCTCCCCTATCCCGGCACCGCCGCCGGCGAGGCCTTCCGCGAGCCTCCGGCGAAGCTCCGCAACCGCTACGAGTACTACAAGAAGAGGATTCGCGACGAGATCGACCGGGTCATGCTCGCGCGCGTGTACCCCGCGGGCACCATTTTGCGCGAGGCGCTGGTGGAGGAGCGGCGCCACGCGTATTCGCTGGCCAAGCAGATCGCCAGTTATTCGATAACCGCGACGATCCCCGTAGCGCTGCCGCTGAAAAGCTTCGTGGACGTGATGGTGGTCGGCCACCGCGAGCGCTCGGTGGCCGCCCTGCCCTTTCCGCTCGGGATAAACTCCCTGCCCGCCAAAGCGCTTGAGCTTATTTCGGGGGTGGGGAAAAAAAGCGCGAGCGAACTGATACTGCGCCGCCCGTTCGCCGGCCCCGGCGACGTGAGGGCCGCGGCGCCGTCAATACCCGACGCCTTGATCGAAGGTATGGTGTTCGACTGA
- a CDS encoding HD domain-containing protein, with protein sequence MKTESETKHDRVPSEAECRLLIAEHGMLPNIVEHSEQVMRVAASIADDLKDGTTVDRDLVIASALLHDIAKTRSLETRERHDESGGALMRALGMSRVAEIVEQHVFLKDFDPDGPLLEKEIVYYADKRVMHDVVVTLDERVADLVGRYGTTPERVTLIRKNLEYARAVEDKIARFMRTGTRVVFGLTERGDG encoded by the coding sequence ATGAAAACTGAAAGCGAAACGAAACACGACCGCGTCCCTTCCGAAGCCGAGTGCCGATTGCTCATCGCGGAGCATGGCATGCTCCCCAACATCGTCGAACACTCCGAACAGGTGATGCGCGTCGCCGCGTCGATAGCCGACGACCTGAAAGACGGCACGACGGTCGACCGGGACCTTGTGATCGCCTCGGCCCTCCTTCACGACATCGCCAAAACACGCTCGCTCGAGACAAGGGAGCGCCACGACGAATCGGGCGGGGCGCTTATGCGCGCGCTCGGCATGAGTCGCGTCGCCGAAATCGTCGAGCAGCATGTCTTTCTTAAAGATTTCGACCCGGACGGGCCGCTCCTCGAAAAGGAGATCGTCTATTACGCCGACAAGCGCGTGATGCACGACGTCGTCGTTACGCTCGACGAGCGGGTGGCGGACCTCGTTGGCCGCTACGGCACCACGCCGGAGCGCGTGACCCTCATCCGCAAAAATCTCGAATACGCGCGCGCGGTCGAGGATAAGATCGCCCGCTTCATGAGGACCGGCACGCGCGTGGTCTTTGGCCTCACGGAACGCGGGGATGGGTGA
- a CDS encoding SET domain-containing protein-lysine N-methyltransferase, protein MEEGLISSGERLAIGQTGRGRSVFALEDFGAGSCIIEFGGGRFSRNEYISHVDPDNNHFLQIDRNLFLGPTETADNFINHSCDPNCGLKIEAGRAYLFAIRQIAAGDEITFDYSTSMDEDFWEMRCQCSSAACRGRVRDFKHLPVETRNRYITMGAVPEFILSGLGNEAAVAGMIVETRPNALFPSADGEEQAALRAS, encoded by the coding sequence ATGGAGGAAGGATTAATTTCTTCGGGAGAGCGTCTCGCGATAGGCCAGACCGGGCGGGGACGGTCGGTTTTCGCGCTTGAGGACTTCGGCGCGGGCTCGTGCATCATCGAATTCGGCGGCGGCAGGTTCAGCCGCAACGAATACATCAGCCACGTCGACCCCGACAACAACCACTTTCTGCAGATTGACCGGAACCTGTTCCTTGGACCGACCGAAACGGCGGACAACTTCATCAACCACTCCTGCGACCCCAACTGCGGACTGAAGATAGAGGCGGGCCGGGCGTATCTCTTCGCCATCAGGCAGATCGCCGCGGGCGATGAAATAACCTTTGACTATTCCACCTCCATGGACGAGGATTTCTGGGAGATGCGCTGCCAGTGCAGCAGCGCCGCGTGCAGGGGGCGGGTCCGGGACTTCAAGCATCTTCCCGTCGAAACCCGGAACCGCTACATAACGATGGGTGCGGTCCCCGAATTCATTCTTTCGGGCCTCGGGAACGAAGCGGCCGTGGCGGGGATGATCGTCGAAACGCGACCGAACGCGCTCTTCCCTTCCGCCGACGGCGAGGAGCAGGCTGCGCTGCGGGCATCGTAG